A stretch of DNA from Micromonospora sp. WMMD1155:
GCCTGGTCAGCTCGTGGTACAGCCACCGGTCGACCTCGGCGACCATCTTGGCGACGCTGGTGCCGTCACTGAAGAGGCGGTCGATCTCGATCGTCCCGGGTGGCTGGCTCAGCCAGCGGCCCCGAGGTCGGCGCGGGCCGAGTTGGACGATCAACGACTCGGCCGGCAGCGACAGGATCGCCTCGAGGAGCCGGACCGCCTTGATCGACTCCGGGCGTTCCGGCCGGCTGCGACCGCGTCGCCAGTAGCTCAGCGTGGTGAGGCTGACGCTGACGCCGGCCGCCGACAGCTTCTCCTGGATCTCCTCCAGCCGCATGCCGCGGTCCTCGATGGCGAGGTGGAGGGCCGCCGAGAACGGACCCGTACGCAGCGCGTGCGCCAGGTCCCGACCCAGCTCGGAACGGACCTTCTCCATGTCGGCTGAGTATGGTCACGTCACCGCCGCCGCGCCAGCGGTGTCGGCGCGCTCAGCGAGCCGCCTGGTAGGCACGGCCGACGGCGGTCGCCTCGCTGCCGGTGCGGAACAGCCCGGTCTGGTCCTTGTCCGTGGCGGGCAGGCCGAACCACGCGTACCGCTGGAGCCAGGACAGGCCGCCCAGCATCTTCGTCGCCGCGGTGAGGAACGCGGCCTGCTGCGCCTGGGTCGGGAAGCGGACGCCGTTGGAGAAGTCGATCAGGGCGAACTCGGTGAGCCAGATCGGCAGCCGGTAGCGGTCGTGTACGCCCTGGAGGTACGACTTGAGCTGGTTGACGGCGTTGGCGGTGGTGAAGTCGCCGCCGTACCAGTGCAGGGCGATGAAGTCGACGCGGTAGCCGCGCTGCTTCGCCCCGGCCATGAAGCGGTCGAGCCACTCGCCCGGCCGGTCACCACCCCAGGCCACCGCCGGGCTGCCCAGCGGAAGGCCGGTGGCCTGCAACTGCGGCCACAGGTCCAACGCCTGCTCCACGGTCATCTCCGCCTGACCCTTCAGGTCCGGCTCGTTGAACCCGAGCAGGTACTTGCCGTTCTTCTTGGCCTGTTGCAGGTTGGTGGCGGTGACGCTCTTCGCCCCCCAGATCATCGGGACGAACTCGGCGCCCTTCGGGCTGGTGACGCCCTGGTGCTTCACGTCCCAGGTGTAATACCAACTCGCGCCGGAGTTGGCGAGCGCCTGGCTGACCCCGTCGAAGGTCCACACCCCGACG
This window harbors:
- a CDS encoding glycosyl hydrolase, whose amino-acid sequence is MRATGPGEADAARGGRGVHAEPRRGSPGRLPIGVRRLLWPLAVAAVVAVLVSGVVVVMQPTGPTPAPAATQALDAPPSTGPEPDSSTGTTPSATASPTAVSPSATPSVKPTTGRPVAPAAPAVTSKRKGVGVWTFDGVSQALANSGASWYYTWDVKHQGVTSPKGAEFVPMIWGAKSVTATNLQQAKKNGKYLLGFNEPDLKGQAEMTVEQALDLWPQLQATGLPLGSPAVAWGGDRPGEWLDRFMAGAKQRGYRVDFIALHWYGGDFTTANAVNQLKSYLQGVHDRYRLPIWLTEFALIDFSNGVRFPTQAQQAAFLTAATKMLGGLSWLQRYAWFGLPATDKDQTGLFRTGSEATAVGRAYQAAR